From the Solanum pennellii chromosome 4, SPENNV200 genome, one window contains:
- the LOC107016225 gene encoding uncharacterized protein LOC107016225 translates to MGDKKKAGALFVRLVSTAGTGFFYVKKKTKTLITNQTKLEFRKFDPRVNCHVLFKEEKMK, encoded by the coding sequence ATGGGTGACAAGAAGAAGGCTGGTGCTCTATTCGTGAGGCTTGTTTCAACTGCTGGAACTGGATTTTTCTatgtgaagaagaagaccaaaacTCTTATAACGAATCAGACGAAGCTTGAATTTAGAAAGTTTGATCCTCGAGTGAATTGTCATGTTCTCTTCAAGGAAGAAAAGATGAAGTGA